The following coding sequences lie in one Candidatus Nitrospira allomarina genomic window:
- a CDS encoding YeeE/YedE thiosulfate transporter family protein, protein MFESPGRLLLGLITGMIFGFLLQKGRAAKYQVILGQLLLKDWTVLKIMLTAIAVGAIGVYGLVGLELTGLHIKPLLGGGVIVGGIFFGVGIAIFGYCPGTGVAACGEGRKDAVVGVVGMLAGAWVFVGMYPLLVPLIRDYGNWGNITLPDATGIPAWGWILLIWLVTVWVNVALPHSRPTIQEKSAKTALH, encoded by the coding sequence ATGTTTGAATCTCCTGGTCGGTTGCTCCTGGGGCTGATCACGGGCATGATATTCGGCTTCCTGCTTCAGAAGGGTCGAGCGGCCAAATATCAGGTCATTCTCGGACAATTGCTTTTGAAAGACTGGACTGTCTTGAAAATTATGTTGACCGCTATTGCCGTTGGGGCTATCGGCGTCTATGGCCTGGTGGGTTTAGAGCTGACGGGGCTGCACATTAAACCGCTGTTGGGGGGAGGAGTAATTGTGGGTGGTATTTTTTTCGGTGTGGGTATCGCCATATTCGGGTATTGCCCCGGCACCGGTGTAGCAGCGTGTGGAGAGGGGAGAAAAGACGCGGTAGTCGGGGTGGTTGGAATGTTGGCGGGCGCCTGGGTTTTTGTGGGGATGTATCCGCTCTTGGTACCTCTTATTCGCGATTACGGAAATTGGGGAAACATCACCCTTCCTGATGCAACAGGTATCCCCGCATGGGGGTGGATTTTGTTGATTTGGCTGGTTACCGTTTGGGTCAATGTCGCTTTGCCGCATTCTCGTCCCACTATACAAGAAAAATCTGCAAAGACCGCGTTGCACTAA
- a CDS encoding YeeE/YedE thiosulfate transporter family protein, producing the protein MNVLFQKAWSPYVVGGGIGVLSWFAFATADHPLGITTPFEHSAALVMEAVDPTITTHHAYFLNPEHSPIIGWEWMLVIGVFVGSGLSAYLSGDRAREVVPHLWKWRFGPSILTRAIGAFVGGACMMFGARLAKGCTSGHGISGTLQLAVSSWFFVIVIFIVSILTALLIFGKRGRDHV; encoded by the coding sequence ATGAATGTTCTCTTTCAAAAAGCCTGGTCGCCCTATGTGGTTGGTGGTGGTATTGGGGTGTTAAGTTGGTTTGCCTTCGCCACTGCCGATCATCCTCTTGGGATCACCACACCGTTTGAGCATTCGGCGGCTCTTGTCATGGAAGCCGTTGATCCGACCATCACAACCCATCATGCGTATTTTCTGAATCCGGAACATTCTCCAATCATTGGTTGGGAATGGATGTTGGTGATCGGGGTATTCGTGGGGTCCGGCCTGAGCGCCTATCTTTCAGGTGATCGTGCACGCGAGGTCGTTCCACATCTTTGGAAGTGGCGATTCGGTCCAAGCATTCTTACTCGGGCAATCGGCGCGTTTGTGGGCGGAGCATGCATGATGTTTGGCGCACGTCTGGCCAAAGGCTGTACGAGTGGCCATGGTATCAGCGGCACCCTGCAGTTAGCTGTTTCCAGCTGGTTCTTTGTGATCGTGATCTTCATTGTGTCCATCCTCACGGCATTATTGATCTTTGGGAAAAGAGGTCGGGATCATGTTTGA